A section of the Pseudanabaena mucicola str. Chao 1806 genome encodes:
- a CDS encoding S-methyl-5'-thioadenosine phosphorylase — translation MTVNAQIGIIGGSGLYKMSALTDIQEINIDTPFGKTSDAFIYGKLSGTSVVFLARHGRSHHLLPTEVPYRANIYALKSLGVEYIISASAVGSLQEYAKPLDIVLPDQFIDRTTSRTSTFFGEGIVAHVAFGEPICKSLLSVVSSAAESIDLGRNKVHKGGIYLCMEGPAFSTKAESFLYRSWGAKVIGMTNLTEAKLAREAEIAYATLALVTDYDCWHEDHESVTVEMVVQNLQKNAINAQQVIQNAVAKIAANPPKSEAHHALKTAILTDLSKVSGSSLDRLKVILQKYL, via the coding sequence ATGACAGTTAATGCACAGATTGGCATTATTGGTGGCAGTGGACTCTACAAAATGTCTGCCCTAACTGATATTCAAGAAATTAATATTGACACTCCCTTCGGTAAAACCTCCGATGCCTTTATCTATGGCAAGCTTTCAGGGACTTCCGTAGTATTTTTAGCGAGGCATGGGCGATCGCACCATTTACTACCAACGGAAGTTCCTTATCGCGCCAATATCTATGCTTTGAAAAGCCTAGGCGTGGAATATATCATTTCTGCATCCGCCGTTGGTTCATTACAGGAATATGCCAAGCCTCTGGATATTGTGTTGCCTGATCAGTTTATTGATCGCACCACTAGTCGCACATCAACATTCTTCGGAGAAGGTATTGTTGCTCACGTTGCTTTTGGTGAACCTATCTGTAAGTCGCTCTTATCAGTTGTTTCCTCTGCTGCAGAAAGTATTGATTTAGGTCGCAATAAAGTTCATAAAGGAGGTATTTATCTCTGTATGGAGGGACCAGCTTTCTCCACCAAGGCAGAATCTTTTCTCTATCGCAGTTGGGGCGCTAAAGTCATTGGCATGACTAATCTTACGGAGGCAAAGCTCGCCCGTGAAGCGGAAATTGCCTATGCGACGCTCGCTTTAGTTACTGATTATGATTGCTGGCATGAGGATCACGAAAGCGTCACTGTAGAAATGGTTGTTCAAAATTTACAGAAAAATGCGATCAATGCTCAACAGGTAATTCAAAATGCTGTAGCAAAAATTGCGGCTAATCCACCGAAATCTGAAGCCCACCATGCTCTCAAGACAGCAATCTTAACTGATTTAAGTAAAGTATCTGGATCTAGTCTTGATCGCTTAAAAGTGATTTTGCAAAAGTATCTCTAA
- the hemE gene encoding uroporphyrinogen decarboxylase, translated as MGGNDRLLRAARGEVLDRPPVWMMRQAGRYMKVYRDLREKYPTFRERSEIPELAAEISLQPFRAFQPDGVIMFSDILTPLTGIGINFDIIESRGPIIESPIRSQVQVDALTEFDPDKAVPFIRQILTAIKEEVKDQATILGFVGAPWTLAAYSVEGKGSKDYSVIKSLAYKEPAIIHSFLKKLAKMIGTYVIHQIECGAQVVQMFDSWAGHLCPTDYETFALPYQKMVVDQVKVKYPDTPMILYISGSAGVLDRMSKSGVDIVSVDWTVDLAEARDRIGRHIPVQGNLDPCVLYADQSYIRDRILEVVQKAGNKGHIMNLGHGILSTTPEDNARFFFETVKGLSY; from the coding sequence ATGGGAGGAAATGATCGCTTGCTACGGGCAGCAAGAGGTGAAGTACTGGATCGTCCACCAGTATGGATGATGCGCCAAGCAGGAAGATACATGAAAGTGTATAGAGATCTGCGCGAAAAATATCCAACATTTAGAGAGCGTTCAGAAATCCCTGAATTGGCTGCCGAAATATCTTTGCAACCATTCCGCGCCTTCCAACCCGATGGCGTAATCATGTTTTCCGATATTCTGACTCCCCTTACAGGCATCGGGATTAATTTCGATATTATCGAAAGTAGAGGTCCAATTATTGAGTCGCCAATTCGTTCTCAAGTCCAAGTTGATGCACTCACTGAATTTGATCCAGATAAAGCCGTTCCCTTCATTCGTCAGATCTTAACGGCGATCAAAGAAGAAGTTAAAGATCAAGCAACGATTCTTGGCTTTGTTGGCGCACCTTGGACATTAGCTGCCTATTCAGTGGAAGGTAAGGGTTCTAAGGACTACTCTGTCATTAAGTCCCTCGCCTATAAAGAACCAGCAATCATCCATAGTTTTTTGAAAAAGCTCGCAAAAATGATCGGCACATATGTCATCCATCAAATTGAGTGTGGTGCTCAGGTAGTTCAGATGTTCGACTCTTGGGCTGGACATCTTTGCCCAACCGATTATGAAACTTTTGCCTTGCCCTATCAAAAGATGGTAGTCGATCAAGTAAAAGTAAAATACCCTGACACTCCCATGATTCTCTATATTAGTGGCAGTGCTGGCGTGCTAGATAGGATGTCTAAGTCTGGTGTGGATATCGTCAGTGTGGACTGGACTGTGGATCTTGCAGAAGCCCGCGATCGTATTGGTCGTCATATCCCTGTCCAAGGTAACCTTGATCCTTGCGTGCTTTATGCGGATCAGAGCTATATTCGCGATCGCATTCTCGAAGTAGTGCAGAAGGCTGGCAACAAGGGTCACATCATGAACCTCGGTCATGGCATTCTCTCCACCACTCCCGAAGACAACGCAAGATTTTTCTTTGAAACTGTTAAAGGACTTAGCTACTGA
- a CDS encoding c-type cytochrome, which produces MINKGANLIKDADVIVETQPSNTVFPSDEVRSPKSSKFMAILIAFVMMAFAIGIWLLRPPLDPYTQSVLNLSGDPVQGRSIFVMNCVACHGQWANGKVGPSLHGVSERKSDVKLVQQVVSGETPPMPQFQPSPQDMADLLSYLKQL; this is translated from the coding sequence GTGATTAATAAAGGGGCTAATTTGATAAAGGATGCTGATGTGATTGTGGAGACCCAGCCATCTAATACGGTATTTCCATCCGATGAGGTAAGGTCACCTAAGTCTAGTAAATTCATGGCGATCTTGATCGCATTTGTTATGATGGCGTTCGCGATTGGCATTTGGCTATTACGTCCACCGCTAGACCCATATACACAGTCAGTACTTAACCTGTCAGGAGATCCAGTACAGGGACGCTCAATATTTGTGATGAATTGTGTGGCTTGTCATGGGCAATGGGCAAACGGTAAAGTAGGACCAAGCTTGCATGGAGTATCCGAGCGTAAGTCCGATGTCAAATTAGTCCAACAAGTTGTCAGTGGCGAAACACCACCCATGCCACAGTTTCAGCCTAGTCCACAGGATATGGCAGACTTATTAAGTTATCTCAAACAGCTATAA
- the rph gene encoding ribonuclease PH codes for MSKASDFQRPDGRAWDQLRPVHLQQPFTKAPAGSVLAKFGNTQLICTVSIDEGVPKFLMGSNQGWLTAEYRMLPASTIPRQQREFAKLSGRTQEIQRLIGRSLRAALDMTTITNYTLTVDIDVLQADGGTRTGGITGGFIALKAACDRLLAEGKITRSPIRNAVAAVSVGLIDGKPILDLNYQEDLAVSVDMNVVMDSTGKLIEVQGTGESDTFTRSQLDQMLDVADKGIKELLAFSC; via the coding sequence ATGAGTAAAGCATCCGATTTTCAACGTCCCGATGGTAGAGCATGGGATCAACTGCGCCCCGTTCACTTACAACAACCATTTACCAAAGCACCTGCGGGATCAGTATTAGCAAAATTTGGTAATACCCAATTAATTTGTACAGTATCAATTGATGAGGGTGTACCCAAGTTTCTTATGGGGAGTAATCAAGGCTGGCTTACGGCGGAATATAGAATGTTACCTGCATCCACCATTCCTCGTCAACAACGCGAATTTGCCAAATTATCAGGGAGGACTCAAGAAATCCAAAGGTTGATTGGGCGTAGTCTTAGAGCTGCTCTAGATATGACAACGATTACCAATTACACCTTAACTGTGGATATTGATGTCCTCCAAGCTGATGGCGGTACGCGCACAGGTGGAATTACTGGTGGATTTATTGCGCTTAAGGCAGCTTGCGATCGATTACTAGCAGAAGGCAAAATTACGCGATCGCCAATTCGCAATGCCGTTGCGGCTGTCTCCGTAGGCTTAATTGATGGCAAGCCCATTTTGGACTTAAATTATCAAGAGGACTTAGCGGTTAGTGTCGATATGAATGTAGTGATGGATAGTACGGGCAAGCTAATTGAGGTGCAAGGTACTGGAGAGTCTGATACCTTCACGCGATCGCAATTAGATCAGATGCTTGATGTGGCTGATAAGGGGATTAAGGAGTTGTTAGCGTTTAGCTGTTAG
- a CDS encoding serine/threonine-protein kinase, whose translation MLNTLLRGHYRIHSHLGSGGLGQTYLAEDIDLPTHPTCVVKQLKPDSSEPFVLEAAKRLFTQEAEILYSLSSHDRIPSLLAHFQEGEEFYLVQEFADAKDLTKEIGNCKRLTEFVVIDLLQDILEILVSVHERGVLHRDIKPANLIRRNADRKIVLIDFGAVKEINCLVGYSKGNTNLTIMLGSPIYIPIEQVNGKPRFSSDIKMVRFDFRQRYQIAPGFLTAFASLSSINEHDLLTLQEALVRIEEALKFEPNHADAWAAKGFSLAKLERDNEAIAAYDKALEIKPDFPFVRQSHTLLKRRLKPKKK comes from the coding sequence GTGTTAAATACCTTACTTAGAGGGCATTACAGAATTCATAGTCATCTTGGGAGTGGCGGCTTAGGACAAACCTATTTGGCTGAAGATATTGATCTACCTACCCATCCCACCTGTGTGGTCAAGCAGCTTAAACCAGATTCAAGTGAGCCTTTCGTGTTAGAGGCGGCGAAGCGCCTATTTACTCAAGAGGCAGAAATTCTTTACTCATTAAGTTCACATGATCGCATTCCAAGTTTACTTGCCCACTTTCAGGAAGGCGAAGAATTTTATTTAGTCCAAGAATTTGCTGATGCTAAAGATCTGACTAAAGAGATTGGTAATTGCAAGCGATTGACTGAATTTGTTGTTATTGACCTATTACAGGATATTTTAGAAATATTAGTATCTGTGCATGAACGTGGAGTATTGCATCGGGATATCAAGCCAGCTAATTTAATTCGCCGCAACGCAGATCGCAAGATTGTCCTCATAGATTTTGGCGCAGTTAAAGAAATTAATTGTTTAGTAGGGTACTCAAAGGGAAATACTAATCTAACGATCATGCTCGGTTCCCCTATCTATATCCCCATCGAACAGGTCAATGGTAAGCCGCGCTTTAGTAGTGACATTAAAATGGTACGCTTCGATTTTCGCCAACGCTACCAAATCGCCCCAGGATTTTTAACCGCGTTCGCCTCTTTATCTAGCATTAATGAGCATGATTTACTAACCTTACAGGAAGCCCTAGTTAGGATCGAAGAAGCCTTAAAGTTTGAGCCCAATCATGCTGATGCTTGGGCTGCCAAAGGATTTTCTCTAGCGAAACTGGAACGAGATAATGAGGCAATCGCCGCTTATGATAAAGCTCTGGAAATTAAGCCTGACTTTCCTTTTGTCAGACAAAGTCACACCCTGCTGAAAAGAAGGCTGAAACCCAAAAAGAAATAA
- a CDS encoding cytochrome c biogenesis CcdA family protein — protein sequence MIQFIDNLARSLPNWLYHLEQWADALVNSQLNHVSWSSVVVVFLAGLVTSLTPCTLSMLPLTIGYIGGYEAKSKWKAALQSAWFCLGFAITLTGFGLAAALFGKIYGQTAWGWSVVMGSIAIIMGLQLLEVISLRLPSLGNWEVSQSLPQGWRSLLIGLSFGFVASPCSTPVLVTLLAWVSGSGNLFVGTEFLLAYAIGSVLPLVIAGTFTGIIKQFLEIRRWSSLLNWGSGLILIGFGTFSILSKIT from the coding sequence ATGATTCAATTTATCGATAACCTAGCGCGATCGCTACCCAACTGGTTGTATCATCTCGAGCAATGGGCTGATGCCTTAGTCAATAGTCAACTGAATCATGTGTCATGGTCAAGCGTCGTTGTCGTATTTTTAGCAGGACTAGTTACTAGTCTCACCCCTTGTACTCTATCGATGTTACCGCTAACCATCGGCTATATCGGTGGCTATGAAGCTAAAAGCAAATGGAAGGCAGCTTTACAATCTGCTTGGTTCTGTCTAGGATTTGCAATCACTTTAACAGGTTTTGGATTAGCAGCAGCACTATTTGGCAAGATCTACGGACAAACGGCTTGGGGCTGGTCAGTCGTCATGGGAAGCATCGCGATCATTATGGGTTTGCAGCTACTGGAAGTAATTTCTTTACGATTACCAAGCTTGGGTAATTGGGAAGTATCGCAAAGTTTACCCCAAGGATGGCGATCTTTATTAATCGGTTTATCCTTTGGATTTGTGGCATCACCCTGTAGTACTCCTGTCTTAGTTACCCTGTTAGCATGGGTGTCAGGTTCAGGGAACTTGTTTGTAGGGACAGAGTTTTTACTAGCCTATGCGATCGGTTCCGTGTTACCTCTTGTGATCGCAGGAACTTTCACAGGCATCATCAAACAGTTTTTAGAAATACGCCGTTGGTCAAGCTTGCTGAACTGGGGAAGTGGTCTAATTCTGATTGGATTTGGGACTTTTTCGATTTTGAGTAAGATTACCTAA
- the lipB gene encoding lipoyl(octanoyl) transferase LipB: MRRTCLLYQSDRPIPYLKAWQWQKELVEERKQARRECKDLPDALLLLEHPAVYTLGQGSSLEFLKFHPDDPDIECHRIERGGEVTHHAIGQLVAYPILNLEHHQRDLHWYLRQLEEVIIQFLTSYGVKSQRIQGLTGVWINQAGQYQKIAQVGIKVSQWITMHGFALNVCMDLSGFDRIVPCGISNCQVCNLNQFVANVDFGHVKIAIAQTFAEIFNLEMQLK; the protein is encoded by the coding sequence ATGCGCCGAACTTGTTTACTTTACCAAAGCGATCGACCTATCCCCTATCTCAAAGCATGGCAATGGCAAAAAGAACTCGTGGAGGAGCGCAAGCAAGCAAGGCGTGAGTGCAAAGATTTGCCTGATGCGTTATTACTGTTAGAGCATCCTGCGGTCTATACCCTTGGTCAAGGTTCAAGCTTAGAATTTCTCAAGTTTCATCCTGATGATCCTGATATCGAATGCCATCGTATTGAACGCGGCGGCGAAGTCACCCACCATGCGATTGGACAGTTAGTCGCTTATCCGATCTTGAATTTAGAACATCATCAGCGTGATTTGCACTGGTATTTGCGACAACTTGAAGAAGTGATCATTCAATTTCTCACTAGCTACGGTGTCAAGTCACAACGGATTCAAGGATTAACGGGTGTATGGATCAATCAAGCAGGTCAGTATCAGAAAATCGCACAGGTTGGGATCAAGGTTAGCCAATGGATCACGATGCATGGATTTGCATTGAATGTCTGTATGGATTTATCTGGCTTCGATCGCATAGTTCCCTGTGGTATTAGCAATTGCCAAGTGTGTAATCTCAATCAATTTGTAGCTAATGTTGATTTTGGACATGTAAAAATTGCGATCGCTCAAACCTTTGCCGAAATATTTAACTTGGAAATGCAACTAAAATAA
- the psbA gene encoding photosystem II q(b) protein: protein MTTAVQRRESASVWDQFCNWITSTNNRLYIGWFGVIMIPCLLAATICFVIAFIAAPPVDIDGIREPVAGSLLFGNNMISGAVVPSSNAIGLHFYPIWEADSLDEWLYNGGPYQLVIFHFLLGVFCYMGREWELSYRLGMRPWIAVAYSAPVAAATAVFLIYPIGQGSFSDGMPLGISGTFNFMIVFQAEHNILMHPFHMLGVAGVFGGSLFSAMHGSLVTSSLIRETTENESQNSGYKFGQEEETYNIVAAHGYFGRLIFQYASFSNSRQLHFFLALWPVVGIWFTALGVSTMAFNLNGFNFNQSISDSQGRVVPSWADVINRANLGMEVMHERNAHNFPLDLAAVDVAPIAMSAPAING from the coding sequence ATGACCACAGCAGTACAAAGACGCGAGAGCGCATCGGTCTGGGATCAATTTTGCAATTGGATCACCAGCACAAACAACAGACTATACATCGGATGGTTCGGAGTAATCATGATTCCATGCTTACTCGCAGCAACCATCTGCTTCGTAATCGCCTTCATCGCAGCACCACCCGTAGACATCGACGGCATCCGTGAACCAGTAGCAGGCAGCCTGCTATTCGGCAACAACATGATATCTGGCGCAGTTGTACCCTCCTCCAACGCAATTGGCCTGCACTTTTACCCCATTTGGGAAGCAGATAGCCTCGACGAATGGCTATACAACGGTGGACCATACCAACTGGTAATTTTCCACTTTTTGCTCGGAGTATTCTGCTACATGGGACGTGAATGGGAATTGTCATACAGACTCGGCATGCGTCCATGGATCGCAGTAGCATACTCAGCCCCCGTAGCCGCAGCAACCGCAGTATTCTTGATCTACCCAATCGGACAAGGATCATTTTCTGACGGCATGCCTTTGGGAATCTCTGGAACATTCAACTTCATGATCGTATTCCAAGCAGAGCACAACATCCTGATGCATCCTTTCCACATGTTAGGAGTAGCAGGTGTGTTCGGCGGTTCATTGTTCAGTGCAATGCACGGTTCTTTGGTAACCAGCAGCTTGATTCGTGAAACCACCGAAAACGAAAGCCAAAACTCAGGCTACAAGTTTGGACAAGAAGAAGAAACCTACAACATCGTTGCAGCACACGGCTACTTCGGTCGTTTGATTTTCCAATACGCATCCTTCAGCAACAGCCGTCAATTGCACTTCTTCCTTGCCCTATGGCCAGTAGTTGGCATTTGGTTCACCGCATTGGGCGTAAGCACCATGGCATTCAACTTGAATGGATTCAACTTCAACCAATCAATCTCTGATAGCCAAGGTCGTGTAGTACCTTCTTGGGCAGACGTAATCAACCGCGCTAACTTGGGTATGGAAGTAATGCACGAGCGCAATGCTCACAACTTCCCTCTCGATTTGGCTGCTGTTGATGTTGCTCCTATCGCTATGAGCGCTCCTGCTATCAACGGTTAA
- the murB gene encoding UDP-N-acetylmuramate dehydrogenase, with product MSIVLPDQPLIREQVSLSGLTSMKVGGAAEYFTSPRSADELAASLAWASDRQLPITVIGAGSNLLISDNGLKGLVICTRHLRGIKFDEQTGQVTAAAGEPVARLAMQIANHGWNGFEWAVGIPGTVGGLVVMNAGAQGGCAADCVVEVQTVTLAGKAKLIYPKDLDFSYRTSALQESLYLVTGATLKFQTGGEPEVIAADTDAKLKARHTTQPYHLPNCGSVFRNPLPQFAAKLIQDAGLKGYQIGNAQISELHANFIVNLGNAKAQDIFSLIEHIKAVISNRYGVILETEVKMLGNF from the coding sequence ATGTCCATTGTGCTACCAGACCAACCGCTAATCCGCGAGCAAGTTTCCCTCTCGGGACTAACCTCGATGAAAGTTGGAGGTGCTGCGGAATATTTCACTTCGCCACGTTCTGCTGATGAGCTAGCGGCTAGTTTGGCATGGGCAAGTGATCGCCAATTGCCGATCACAGTTATTGGTGCAGGTAGTAACCTTCTAATCAGTGACAACGGTTTAAAAGGACTAGTAATTTGTACCAGACATCTGCGGGGCATTAAATTTGATGAACAAACTGGACAGGTTACAGCTGCCGCAGGTGAGCCTGTAGCCCGTTTAGCCATGCAAATAGCGAATCATGGCTGGAATGGCTTTGAGTGGGCGGTTGGTATTCCAGGAACTGTGGGTGGATTGGTCGTAATGAATGCAGGGGCGCAGGGTGGATGTGCGGCTGATTGTGTTGTGGAGGTGCAGACTGTGACATTAGCTGGTAAAGCTAAGCTAATTTATCCAAAGGATTTGGATTTTAGTTACCGTACTTCAGCTTTACAAGAATCTCTATATCTAGTGACAGGTGCAACTCTCAAATTTCAAACTGGTGGTGAACCAGAAGTGATCGCTGCGGATACTGACGCGAAATTGAAGGCAAGGCACACTACTCAGCCATACCATTTACCAAATTGTGGCAGTGTGTTTCGTAATCCTCTTCCCCAATTTGCTGCCAAGTTGATTCAAGACGCAGGACTGAAAGGCTATCAAATTGGTAATGCTCAAATTTCGGAGTTGCACGCTAACTTTATTGTCAATCTTGGGAATGCAAAAGCCCAAGATATTTTCAGTCTTATAGAACACATTAAAGCTGTGATTAGTAATCGCTATGGGGTGATACTAGAAACCGAAGTAAAGATGCTCGGTAATTTCTAA
- the murC gene encoding UDP-N-acetylmuramate--L-alanine ligase — protein MLNPVDFSGRPFHFVGIGGIGMSAIAYILAKQGFTVSGSDLSSNRITQKLQDLGVTVFKGHHSDNIDLANAPQVVCSTAINQQNPEFQVALANGLPILHRSDLLAALIEQFQGISIAGTHGKTTTSSLVGFLLLKAGVDPSIIIGGEVSAWQGNARLGNGKYLVAEADESDGTLVKFLSHIGVITNIELDHPDHYHCLEQVIEIFQAFAKRCQVMIGCIDCPTVKAHIKSDITYSLSDPSADYTVSDLQYTPSDTQAMVIERGQPLGKISLGLLGKHNLSNALAAIAVARYVGVAWKAITDALPDFIGASRRFEIKGIQDGITFVDDYAHHPSEIIATLASARQQNTNSRVIAIFQPHRYSRTLRFLDEFSQSFGDADVVVVTDIYAASEPNDGKITGEQMSKAIANIRDQVYYQPTLKDVQDFLAKNLKSGDLAVFLGAGNLNQVIAPTMQEIAKSIKA, from the coding sequence ATGCTGAATCCAGTTGATTTCAGCGGTAGACCGTTTCATTTTGTTGGTATTGGTGGGATCGGTATGTCAGCGATTGCCTATATCTTAGCAAAGCAAGGCTTTACGGTTTCTGGCTCAGATCTTAGTAGCAATCGCATCACTCAAAAATTACAAGATCTTGGTGTCACAGTTTTTAAAGGACATCACTCTGACAACATCGATTTGGCAAATGCGCCCCAAGTTGTCTGTTCTACGGCAATAAATCAACAGAATCCCGAATTTCAAGTAGCCCTAGCGAATGGGTTGCCAATTTTACATCGTTCTGATTTATTAGCGGCTTTGATCGAGCAGTTTCAAGGTATTTCGATCGCAGGTACACATGGTAAAACGACAACAAGTAGCTTAGTTGGTTTTTTATTACTTAAAGCTGGAGTTGATCCCAGTATTATCATTGGTGGCGAGGTGAGTGCATGGCAGGGCAATGCGCGACTCGGTAATGGCAAATATTTGGTTGCTGAAGCCGATGAGTCCGATGGCACTTTGGTGAAATTTTTGTCACACATTGGCGTAATTACTAATATCGAGCTAGATCACCCCGATCATTACCATTGTCTTGAACAGGTAATTGAGATTTTTCAAGCCTTTGCAAAGCGATGTCAGGTGATGATTGGGTGTATTGATTGTCCAACAGTTAAAGCTCATATCAAGTCTGATATTACCTATAGCTTGAGTGATCCTAGTGCAGACTATACTGTGTCAGATTTGCAATACACCCCATCCGATACGCAAGCAATGGTAATTGAGCGTGGGCAACCCTTAGGCAAAATTTCTTTAGGACTGCTCGGTAAACATAATTTGAGCAATGCTCTAGCAGCGATCGCTGTGGCTCGATATGTCGGTGTGGCATGGAAAGCAATCACTGATGCTTTACCCGATTTTATCGGCGCAAGCAGACGGTTTGAGATTAAGGGTATCCAAGATGGGATTACCTTTGTTGATGACTATGCCCATCACCCCAGTGAAATTATTGCAACTCTTGCTTCAGCAAGACAGCAAAATACGAATAGTCGCGTGATTGCTATTTTTCAGCCTCATCGCTATAGTCGCACCCTTAGATTTCTGGATGAGTTTAGTCAGTCCTTTGGTGATGCTGATGTAGTAGTGGTCACAGATATCTACGCGGCAAGTGAACCTAATGATGGCAAGATCACTGGTGAGCAGATGTCAAAAGCGATCGCTAATATCCGTGATCAGGTGTACTACCAGCCCACACTCAAGGATGTTCAAGACTTTTTAGCAAAGAACCTGAAATCAGGCGACTTAGCTGTATTTCTTGGTGCAGGTAATCTCAATCAGGTGATCGCGCCAACTATGCAGGAAATAGCAAAATCTATTAAAGCTTAA
- a CDS encoding Crp/Fnr family transcriptional regulator, with product MRDGTDLQQKIMSAPFFMGLPDEAVIRATAHMVTRSHPADQVILLENDWGNSVYFILSGWVKIRTYNLDGKEITLNILGFGEMFGEMAPLDQVPRSTDVITLTPTTIGSLPASDFVHLIETEPAAGIHLARLMAKRLRQVNRRLRLREADSTSRVADVLLFLAEGQGTKGTSGLEIPNLPHRELSSLSGLARETVTRVLGKLERKGLIQRIPDRDVLCILNPDGLEALMV from the coding sequence ATGCGGGATGGAACTGATCTTCAGCAAAAAATCATGTCTGCCCCATTTTTTATGGGGTTGCCTGATGAAGCAGTGATAAGGGCGACTGCCCATATGGTTACGCGCAGCCATCCAGCCGATCAGGTGATTTTGCTAGAAAATGACTGGGGTAACTCAGTTTACTTTATTTTGAGTGGCTGGGTAAAGATTCGTACCTATAATCTTGATGGTAAAGAAATTACCCTTAACATTCTTGGCTTTGGGGAAATGTTTGGTGAGATGGCTCCCCTCGATCAAGTACCACGCTCAACGGATGTCATTACGCTGACACCCACAACAATTGGCAGCCTTCCTGCATCTGACTTTGTACACTTGATTGAGACAGAACCTGCCGCAGGTATCCATTTGGCAAGGTTAATGGCGAAGCGTCTCCGTCAAGTCAATCGTCGTTTACGGCTGCGAGAGGCAGATAGTACTTCACGAGTTGCTGATGTGCTGTTATTCTTAGCAGAAGGTCAGGGTACTAAGGGTACTAGTGGTTTAGAAATACCCAACTTACCTCATCGCGAGCTAAGTAGTTTAAGTGGTTTAGCTAGGGAAACTGTAACTCGTGTACTTGGTAAGCTAGAACGCAAAGGTTTGATTCAACGTATCCCTGATCGAGATGTTTTATGTATTCTTAACCCTGATGGCTTGGAAGCCTTGATGGTTTAA
- a CDS encoding TerB family tellurite resistance protein has protein sequence MTLQELPPPISPRQMDILRAVAAMAWADGKLEPDEIRLMLDEFAALFAKTDTERNSLKSRLRDYLGQNIPLEEVVPHIKSFEDRKLTLRLGYQVIQVSGRNPNEPRVNLDEAAAYQRLVRILDLPSEVVADIEASIIPPDEIQHQGIIKALASRLNRILNN, from the coding sequence ATGACACTTCAAGAACTCCCACCTCCGATTAGTCCACGTCAAATGGATATTCTGCGTGCAGTTGCAGCTATGGCTTGGGCTGATGGCAAGCTTGAACCTGACGAAATTCGCCTTATGCTTGATGAATTTGCCGCATTATTTGCCAAGACTGACACAGAGCGTAATTCCCTTAAGAGTCGCCTCAGAGATTATTTAGGGCAAAATATCCCTTTAGAGGAAGTTGTACCACACATCAAGAGTTTTGAAGATCGCAAACTAACTTTAAGACTTGGCTACCAAGTAATTCAGGTGAGCGGTCGTAATCCTAATGAGCCAAGAGTCAATCTTGATGAAGCCGCTGCATATCAAAGACTGGTTAGAATATTAGACCTACCATCAGAAGTAGTCGCTGATATTGAAGCATCAATAATTCCCCCAGATGAAATTCAACATCAGGGGATCATCAAAGCCCTCGCATCAAGGCTAAATAGGATCCTGAATAACTAG